In Erwinia tasmaniensis Et1/99, a single genomic region encodes these proteins:
- a CDS encoding replication regulatory protein RepA — protein MPQTDNPTQSEVNPSRKAPLTARERKMRSVARKRETHSPLNVFIHNSTKQKLDEMCKKSGLTQAEAIEHLIKGMNSVNI, from the coding sequence ATGCCGCAGACTGATAACCCAACTCAATCTGAGGTAAATCCTTCCCGCAAAGCGCCCCTGACTGCCAGGGAGCGCAAGATGCGCTCAGTTGCCCGCAAGCGAGAAACACATTCTCCACTAAACGTTTTTATTCATAACAGTACTAAGCAGAAGTTGGATGAGATGTGTAAAAAGTCCGGATTGACGCAGGCTGAAGCAATCGAACACCTTATTAAAGGCATGAATAGCGTAAATATTTAG